The following are encoded together in the Kwoniella europaea PYCC6329 chromosome 1, complete sequence genome:
- a CDS encoding DNA polymerase epsilon subunit B — protein sequence MVNLMRAAIVKVFSTKHSLTLPASALAYIEQVLLENEIPEDEWVVGLEFWAREYLKGEDSSSLVSLPALKRAYESLKLGTTDDTAQADPSEVNVESHFSVIDSFDMPPVHFDAVRGGFTTSRPKPSMAGQASSRSAFLRERWGIIKEIILRNENFTPPAIGGHDRSNYLKLTSTRNLLGRAGQLFLLFGMLSGDPEGRLCLEDGEGRVVLDMEDAVPGEGLFTEGCMVLIEGEYTIDETIRVLAMGHPPSEKRDVARGLHGHVDFLGGGAMSLKEEQKYQPSILANTQVSFVVLSDVWLDHPRTLPALRRMLEGYAEAVEYRPMAFVFCGNFSQKGWEGEGGLKRYTNGFNALTDLLLEFPLLHSTHFIFVPGPLDPWSSTTLPRPAIPSVFASRLTQRLPKARFVSNPCRLRYFGMELVICREDLMGKMVRNLVGVKKEGQADMKRYLVQTILDQTHLSPLPISIRPTLWEYDHALRLYPMPSALVLADKYERYELTYEGCHVFNPGRFVGSGGEGGGEFEWSMYYPATGRSERSALTLDQ from the exons ATGGTCAACTTGATGAGAGCAGCCATCGTAAAA GTCTTCTCGACCAAACATTCCTTGACCCTTCCTGCATCTGCTCTAGCGTATATCGAGCAAGTCTTGctggag AACGAAATCCCGGAAGATGAGTGGGTAGTAGGACTCGAATTCTGGGCGAGGGAATACCTCAagggtgaag ACTCATCATCGCTGGTATCCCTACCTGCACTCAAAAGAGCATACGAAAGTCTTAAGCTAGGG ACAACCGACGATactgctcaagctgatccaTCAGAGGTCAACGTTGAGTCACATTTCTCAGTGATAGATTCTTTTGATATGCCCCCGGTACATTTTGATGCTGTAAGAGGAGGATTCACAAC TTCAAGACCGAAACCTTCCATGGCAGGTCAAGCATCGAGTAGATCAGCTTTCCTAAGAGAACGATGGGGTATAATCAAAGAG atcatcctTCGAAACGAGAACTTCACTCCGCCTGCTATAGGAGGACATGACCGTTCCAACTACCTCAAACTCACTTCGACACGTAATCTTTTGGGTCGAGCAGGTCAGCTCTTCCTGTTATTCGGCATGCTATCCGGAGATCCAGAAGGAAGATTGTGTCtggaagatggggaaggaaGAGTGGTATTAGACATGGAAGACGCT GTTCCGGGAGAAGGTCTATTCACCGAAGGATGTATGGTGTTGATTGAAGGAGAATATACGATCGACGAGACTATAAGAGTACTGGCTATGGGTCATCCCCCAAGTGAGAAAAGAGATGTAGCAAG GGGATTGCATGGACATGTAGATTTCTTGGGTGGCGGAGCAATGTCattgaaagaagag CAAAAATACCAGCCTTCGATATTAGCAAATACCCAAGTGTCGTTCGTAGTGCTCTCGGATGTCTGGCTTGATCATCCTCGTACGTTGCCGGCTCTGCGAAGAATGTTGGAAGGGTATGCAGAAGCTGTGGAATATCGTCCGATGGCATTTGTGTTCTGTGGGAACTTCAGTCAGAAAGGGTGGGAGGGCGAAGGTGGATTGAAACGATACACCA ATGGATTCAACGCCTTAACCGATCTCCTACTTGAATTTCCTTTACTTCACTCAACAcatttcatctttgttcCTGGTCCACTAGATCCATGGTCGTCAACTACACTTCCTCGTCCTGCCATACCGTCGGTATTCGCTTCTCGTCTGACGCAGAGGTTACCAAAAGCGAGATTCGTTTCTAATCCTTGTAGATTGAGATACTTCGGTATGGAATTGGTGATTTGTAGAGAAGATTTGATGGGTAAGATGGTCAGGAATTTGGTGGGAGTCAAGAAAGAgggtcaagctgatatgaagAGATAT CTCGTCCAAACGATACTTGATCAAACTCATTTATCACCCTTACCAATATCCATCCGACCGACATTATGGGAGTACGATCATGCCCTACGTTTATACCCTATGCCATCGGCTTTGGTCTTAGCTGATAAATACGAGAGGTACGAATTGACATATGAAGGATGTCATGTATTCAACCCTGGTAGATTCGTTGGATCAGGTGGTGAGGGTGGTGGAGAATTTGAATGGAGTATGTATTATCCTGCTACAGGAAGgagtgagagaag TGCTCTGACATTGGACCAGTAG
- a CDS encoding 40S ribosomal protein S15 encodes MDPMIGNGDDLGMEWIVQIGCSGYKRVGEQLIHKRIADFTTGEEAAAKKASRSFKKYSYRGVELDQLLDLSNEDFIELVHARARRRFQRGLKRRPLGLIKKLRNAKKEAGPNEKPAMVKTHLRDMIIVPEMIGSVVGVYNGKTFTTVEVKPEMTGHYLGEFSITYKPVGHSRGANMKDSRL; translated from the exons ATGGATCCTATGATAGGCAATGGCGATGATTtagggatggaatggataGTCCAAATTGGATGTAGCGGATATAAAAGAGTTGGAGAACAGTTGATCCATAAGAGGATA GCCGATTTCACCACCGGAGAGGAAGCTGCTGCCAAAAAGGCCTCTAGATCTTTCAAAAAGTACTCTTACCGAGgtgttgagcttgatcaaCTCCTCGATCTCTCCAATGAGGACTTCATTGAG CTCGTCCACGCCCGAGCTCGAAGAAGGTTCCAAAGAGGTCTTAAGAGACGACCATTAGGTCTCATCAAGAAGCTCCGAAACGCCAAGAAGGAAGCTGGACCTAACGAGAAGCCCGCCATGGTCAAGACTCACTTGCGAGACATGATCATCGTCCCAGAAATGATCGGAAGTGTTGTCGGTGTTTAC AACGGTAAAACTTTCACCACTGTTGAAGTTAAGCCTGAGATGACCGGACACTACCTCGGAGAGTTCTC TATCACCTACAAACCCGTCGGACACTCTCGAGGTGCCAACATGAAGGACTCTCGATTGTGA